In Synechococcus sp. CB0101, a genomic segment contains:
- a CDS encoding DNA-directed RNA polymerase subunit gamma translates to MTNSNLRTENHFDYVKITLASPERVMQWGQRTLPNGQVVGEVTKPETINYRTLKPEMDGLFCEKIFGPSKDWECHCGKYKRVRHRGIVCERCGVEVTESRVRRHRMGFIKLAAPVSHVWYLKGIPSYVAILLDMPLRDVEQIVYFNCYVVLDAGDHKDLTYKQLLTEDEWLEIEDEIYAEDSEIENEPTVGIGAEALKQLLEDLDLPVVAEQLREEIAGSKGQKRAKLIKRLRVIDNFIATSARPEWMVLDVIPVIPPDLRPMVQLDGGRFATSDLNDLYRRVINRNNRLARLQEILAPEIIVRNEKRMLQEAVDALIDNGRRGRTVVGANNRPLKSLSDIIEGKQGRFRQNLLGKRVDYSGRSVIVVGPKLKMHQCGLPKEMAIELFQPFVIHRLIRQNIVNNIKAAKKLIQRADDEVMQVLQEVIEGHPILLNRAPTLHRLGIQAFEPKLVDGRAIQLHPLVCPAFNADFDGDQMAVHVPLAIEAQTEARMLMLASNNILSPATGEPIITPSQDMVLGSYYLTAVQPDGVKPEFGDRSRTFAGLRDVLAAFDEKHLTMHDWVWVRFNGEVDSEDEAKEPIKEETLSDGTRIEQWNYRRDRLDEDGALISRYLLTTVGRVVMNSTIIDAVAAA, encoded by the coding sequence ATGACCAACAGCAATCTCCGCACCGAGAACCACTTCGACTACGTCAAGATCACCCTTGCTTCGCCGGAGCGGGTGATGCAGTGGGGGCAGCGCACGCTGCCCAATGGTCAGGTGGTGGGCGAGGTGACCAAGCCCGAAACCATCAACTACCGCACGCTCAAGCCGGAAATGGACGGCTTGTTCTGCGAAAAGATCTTTGGCCCTTCCAAAGACTGGGAGTGCCATTGCGGTAAGTACAAGCGGGTGCGGCACCGCGGCATCGTGTGCGAGCGCTGCGGCGTGGAGGTCACGGAGAGCCGGGTGCGGCGTCACCGCATGGGCTTCATCAAGCTGGCGGCCCCCGTGTCGCACGTTTGGTACCTGAAGGGCATCCCCAGCTATGTGGCGATCCTGCTCGACATGCCCCTGCGGGATGTGGAGCAGATCGTTTACTTCAACTGCTATGTGGTGCTCGATGCGGGCGACCACAAAGACCTCACCTACAAGCAGCTGCTCACCGAAGACGAGTGGCTGGAGATTGAAGATGAGATCTACGCCGAAGACTCGGAGATCGAGAACGAGCCCACCGTGGGTATCGGTGCTGAAGCACTGAAGCAACTGCTGGAGGATCTCGATCTGCCCGTGGTGGCTGAGCAGCTGCGCGAGGAGATCGCCGGCTCCAAGGGCCAGAAGCGCGCCAAGTTGATCAAGCGCCTGCGCGTGATCGATAACTTCATCGCCACCAGCGCCCGTCCTGAGTGGATGGTGCTGGATGTGATCCCGGTGATCCCGCCCGATCTGCGCCCGATGGTGCAGCTCGATGGCGGCCGTTTCGCCACCTCCGACCTCAACGATCTCTATCGCCGTGTGATCAACCGGAACAACCGGTTGGCGCGTCTGCAGGAGATCCTGGCCCCCGAAATCATCGTCCGCAACGAGAAGCGGATGCTGCAGGAGGCCGTTGACGCCCTGATCGACAACGGTCGCCGCGGCCGCACCGTGGTGGGCGCCAACAACCGCCCGCTCAAGTCACTGAGCGACATCATTGAGGGCAAGCAGGGTCGCTTCCGTCAGAACCTGCTCGGTAAGCGCGTCGATTACTCCGGTCGTTCCGTGATCGTGGTGGGTCCGAAGCTGAAGATGCATCAGTGCGGTCTGCCCAAGGAGATGGCGATCGAGCTGTTCCAGCCGTTCGTGATCCATCGCCTGATCCGCCAGAACATCGTTAACAACATCAAGGCCGCCAAGAAGCTGATTCAGCGCGCCGATGATGAGGTGATGCAGGTGCTGCAGGAGGTGATCGAAGGTCACCCGATCCTGCTGAACCGTGCTCCGACGCTGCACCGCCTCGGCATTCAGGCGTTCGAGCCCAAGTTGGTGGATGGCCGCGCCATTCAGCTGCACCCGCTGGTCTGCCCCGCCTTCAACGCCGACTTCGACGGTGACCAGATGGCTGTGCACGTGCCCCTGGCGATTGAGGCCCAGACCGAGGCCCGCATGCTGATGCTCGCCAGCAACAACATCCTCTCGCCCGCCACGGGCGAACCGATCATCACCCCCTCCCAGGACATGGTGCTCGGTTCCTACTACCTCACCGCTGTCCAGCCCGACGGCGTGAAGCCTGAGTTCGGTGATCGCAGCCGCACCTTTGCTGGTCTGCGCGACGTGCTTGCGGCCTTCGATGAGAAGCACCTCACCATGCACGACTGGGTGTGGGTGCGCTTCAACGGTGAAGTGGATAGCGAAGACGAAGCCAAGGAGCCCATCAAGGAAGAAACCCTGAGCGATGGCACCCGCATCGAGCAGTGGAACTATCGCCGCGATCGTTTGGATGAAGACGGCGCTCTGATCAGCCGCTACCTACTCACCACCGTCGGCCGTGTGGTGATGAACAGCACGATCATCGACGCGGTGGCCGCCGCCTGA